In one Lolium rigidum isolate FL_2022 chromosome 3, APGP_CSIRO_Lrig_0.1, whole genome shotgun sequence genomic region, the following are encoded:
- the LOC124695240 gene encoding aminopeptidase M1-C-like — protein MHPRRARISRYFPARRPGTGGSVAQFRGQARLPRFAAPRRYELRLRPDLVACTFSGSVAITVAVSAPTRFLVLNAADLSVDRASIHFQVLAPEEVVFFKDDGILVLGFAKQLPLGEGVLKMDFNGTLNNQMRGFYRSKYQHKGKERNMAVTQFESVDARRCFPCWDEPAFKAKFKLTLEVPSELVALSNMPVATTTVAGPIKTVRYEESPLMSTYLVAIVVGLFEYVEGVTSQGTRVRVYTQVGKSSQGRFALDVGVKSLDLYKDYFDTPYPLPKLDMVAIPDFSAGAMENYGLVTFQELALLFDEKSSSASSKQKVAIIVAHELAHQWFGNLVTMEWWTHLWLNEGFATWVSHLAVDSIFPQWNIWTQFLDNTTGALRLDSLEESHPIEVEINQASEVNEIFDAISYDKGASLIRMLQGYLGADRFQKALASYMKKYAYSNAKTEDLWAVIEKETGEPVKDLMSTWTKQKGYPVINAKLKGNDMELDQAKFLLDGSSSPGMWIVPITSGCGVYETPKKFLFKLKHDKLVIASQCADRKKGGNFWTKLNINGTGFYRVKYDEELAAALQNALETNKLSVMDKIGIVDDSHALCMARQQTLASLLRLLYCYRWEADFSVLSHINSVTTSIAKIALDATPGLASDIKQLLIKILFSPAEKLGWDPKNGESHVDVMLRPLLLIALVQLGHGKTINEGVRRFNIFIHDHNTSLLSPDTRKAAYLAVMQNVSSSNRSGYDALRKVYSESAEGEERFTVLGILSSCQDKDIVLESLNLIFANEVRIQDTYTALRGVQIEAREIAWNWLKENWEHIFKTFPASKLVSVFVEDIVPLFSSNDKAAEISKFFETRTTARLEKTLKQSLEVVRINARWAEGIRSEPGLAQTVRELLGKP, from the exons ATGCACCCACGCAGAGCGCGAATCTCAAGGTATTTTCCGGCCCGCCGGCCGGGGACGGGCGGCTCGGTGGCCCAGTTCCGCGGCCAGGCGCGGCTACCCcgcttcgccgcgccgcgccgTTACGAGCTCCGCCTCCGCCCCGACCTCGTCGCCTGCACCTTCTCCGGCTCGGTGGCCATCACCGTCGCCGTCTCCGCGCCCACCCGCTTCCTCGTGCTCAACGCCGCCGACCTCTCCGTTGACCGCGCCTCCATCCACTTCCAG GTTCTGGCGCCCGAGGAGGTGGTCTTCTTCAAGGATGACGGTATACTGGTGCTCGGGTTTGCGAAGCAGTTGCCGCTTGGCGAGGGCGTGCTCAAGATGGACTTCAACGGGACTCTCAACAACCAGATGAGAGGCTTCTACAGGAG CAAGTACCAGCATAAGGGGAAGGAGAGGAACATGGCGGTGACACAGTTTGAGTCTGTAGATGCGCGGCGGTGCTTCCCCTGCTGGGACGAGCCTGCATTCAAG GCAAAGTTTAAGCTAACACTTGAAGTTCCGTCTGAGCTTGTAGCACTGTCCAACATGCCTGTAGCTACCACGACAGTTGCTGGTCCTATAAAGACTGTCCGTTACGAGGAATCGCCACTTATGTCAACTTATTTAGTGGCCATAGTAGTTGGTTTGTTTGAGTATGTAGAGGGTGTGACATCACAAG GCACGAGAGTTCGTGTGTACACTCAAGTTGGTAAGAGTAGTCAAGGGAGGTTTGCACTAGATGTTGGAGTGAAGTCGTTGGATCTCTATAAAGA TTACTTTGACACTCCTTATCCACTTCCCAAGTTGGATATGGTTGCTATCCCTGATTTTTCTGCTGGAGCGATGGAGAACTATGGATTGGTCACATTCCAGGAACTAGCTTTGCTTTTTGATGAGAAGTCGTCATCAGCCTCCAGCAAACAGAAG GTTGCCATTATTGTGGCACATGAATTGGCTCATCAATGGTTCGGCAATCTTGTAACCATGGAATGGTGGACTCACTTGTGGTTAAATGAGGGATTTGCTACATGG GTGAGCCATCTAGCAGTAGATTCCATTTTTCCGCAATGGAATATCTGGACTCAGTTTCTTGATAACACAACCGGTGCTCTAAGATTGGATTCATTAGAAGAGTCTCATCCTATTGAG GTTGAAATAAACCAAGCCAGTGAAGTTAATGAGATTTTTGATGCTATTAGCTATGACAAGGGTGCTTCTCTTATCCGGATGCTACAAGGTTACCTTGGCGCAGATCGTTTTCAG AAAGCACTGGCTTCATATATGAagaaatatgcatactcaaatgcTAAAACCGAGGACTTATGGGCTGTAATTGAAAAGGAAACTGGTGAACCTGTCAAGGATTTGATGTCTACATGGACGAAGCAAAAAGGGTACCCTGTCATTAATGCAAAACTTAAAGGGAATGACATGGAACTTGATCAG GCCAAGTTTTTATTAGATGGATCATCTAGCCCTGGCATGTGGATTGTCCCTATAACTTCAGGCTGTGGTGTATATGAAACACCGAAGAAGTTCTTATTCAAACTTAAACATGATAAGCTGGTCATTGCTTCACAATGTGCTGACCGCAAGAAGGGCGGAAACTTTTGGACTAAGTTGAATATAAATGGAACAGGATTTTACAGAGTTAAATATGATGAGGAACTTGCAGCTGCACTTCAAAATGCGTTGGAGACGAATAAGCTCTCAGTAATGGATAAAATTG GCATTGTTGATGACTCACATGCCCTTTGTATGGCCCGCCAGCAAACATTGGCTTCATTGCTACGTTTACTCTACTGTTATCGTTGGGAAGCAGATTTTAGTGTTCTTTCACACATCAACTCG GTGACTACAAGTATTGCTAAAATAGCACTTGACGCTACTCCTGGCTTAGCCAGTGACATCAAACAACTTTTGATCAAGATTCTTTTTTCACCTGCAGA AAAGTTAGGCTGGGATCCCAAGAATGGTGAGAGCCACGTGGATGTAATGCTTAGACCACTTCTCTTGATTGCACTTGTCCAACTTGGACATGGTAAGACCATTAACGAAGGAGTTAGGCGCTTTAACATCTTCATACATGACCACAACACTTCTCTTCTTTCTCCGGATACTAGAAAG GCTGCATACCTTGCTGTCATGCAGAATGTTAGTAGCTCAAACAGATCAGGCTATGATGCTCTTCGAAAAGTCTACAGTGAGTCAGCTGAGGGGGAAGAAAGGTTTACTGTGTTAG GCATATTATCTTCTTGCCAAGATAAGGATATTGTCCTTGAGTCGCTGAACTTGATTTTCGCCAATGAG GTCCGCATTCAGGATACATATACTGCCCTTAGAGGTGTTCAAATAGAGGCACGTGAAATTGCGTGGAACTGGTTGAAG GAAAACTGGGAGCATATCTTCAAAACATTTCCGGCGAGCAAACTAGTGTCAGtgtttgttgaagacattgtcccATTG tTTTCCTCCAATGACAAGGCAGCAGAGATTTCCAAGTTCTTTGAGACCCGCACAACGGCACGATTGGAGAAGACGTTGAAGCAGAGCCTTGAAGTGGTGCGGATCAATGCGAGATGGGCTGAGGGCATCAGGAGCGAGCCCGGGCTTGCACAGACTGTGCGTGAGCTGCTGGGCAAGCCCTGA